One genomic region from Cydia pomonella isolate Wapato2018A unplaced genomic scaffold, ilCydPomo1 PGA_scaffold_46, whole genome shotgun sequence encodes:
- the LOC133534049 gene encoding uncharacterized protein LOC133534049: MAYGWCALGATGQPGNGPSQGQSDKGSFQSPPEWDDGKGMLAKGILRLRGGGSPSRDSKGRFTRGPTPTGLETGETSTAAAATHSEAAMQPTVRVTRLPDNTAGHRAPKVGAKRVHPKDEEQVLENEPPKINSARRGRKAGGAGAVAPRLKLKNSARVGTKAAGNYVGLSAARNKLRNSVGPDTDQEGEEYMDDGDRWSESRASSDSEDTRPNPITEVLQEDKTLVLEFTEGQIIEEVCTEAKNVLEEARRSGNLNGQVHGRINASCRRIIQAMQELQSREEGEELRILKADNRRMKQQLAQLQSETKALRKAYSERNRTGKAKAVAPATALEAHQLPEIVASVFEEFKEDLKKELFTSLGNMINVRIGEVRALLPPAPTLRPPLAADRKKAAAATTTTVPPMARLNNLPDDPWTPLPVPAPVPAPVARPRKIAQQSLASTGSTLMPPARAAPGPKVPRRKQVATEQVSQMAPPPPQNTEAWTEVKRKKRPQSKKAKATKPPNPAPRKKLVPKSAAIVVALKPGVEASYASVMAKATTSLKLAEVGLEHVTMRKTADGARIIEIPGADNSRAADDLRDKIEGLVGDVARVYRPVKMAKIQVAGLDETATPELVAAAVIAKGGCPKEQVKVRNIRMVRIGGGLALVQCPVTVANVLIAAGRLTVGWASAQIRALSVEPMRCYKCMGTGHTRATCPSLVDRSELCYRCSKPGHKVAECRAEPFCAVCHQAKRPHRHHMGGKGCSPPKARGLDTPARTPEAPSPAPAKGETPMEGISATP, translated from the exons ATGGCTTATGGCTGGTGCGCCCTGGGGGCAACG GGCCAACCTGGAAACGGCCCTTCTCAGGGCCAAAGCGATAAAGGCTCTTTTCAGAGCCCACCGGAGTGGGACGATGGCAAAGGGATGCTGGCGAAGGGCATCTTGCGATTGAGGGGTGGCGGTTCGCCGTCACGTGACTCGAAGGGTCGATTTACCCGTGGACCAACACCGACAGGGCTGGAGACCGGGGAGACTTCGACGGCGGCCGCAGCGACTCATTCTGAGGCTGCCATGCAACCGACTGTGCGGGTGACTCGGCTGCCTGACAATACTGCAGGACACAGGGCACCTAAAGTGGGGGCCAAAAGGGTCCACCCCAAGGACGAGGAGCAGGTACTCGAAAACGAGCCACCGAAGATAAATTCGGCTCGGAGAGGAAGAAAGGCTGGTGGGGCGGGGGCAGTTGCCCCTCGCCTCAAATTGAAGAACTCAGCTCGAGTGGGGACAAAGGCTGCTGGTAACTACGTTGGGTTATCGGCAGCCCGCAATAAGTTGCGTAACAGCGTGGGCCCAGATACCGACCAGGAGGGTGAAGAGTACATGGACGACGGCGACCGCTGGAGTGAGAGTCGAGCCTCCTCGGACTCGGAGGACACCAGGCCAAACCCCATTACAGAGGTCTTACAGGAGGACAAGACCTTGGTCCTGGAATTCACGGAGGGGCAAATTATTGAGGAAGTTTGCACAGAAGCTAAAAATGTGCTAGAAGAGGCCCGCAGGTCCGGGAATTTAAATGGTCAGGTCCACGGCCGGATTAATGCCTCATGTCGCCGCATTATACAGGCCATGCAGGAATTACAGTCCCGTGAGGAGGGGGAGGAGCTGCGTATCCTCAAAGCGGACAATAGGAGGATGAAGCAGCAGCTCGCGCAACTCCAATCGGAGACGAAAGCGCTGAGGAAAGCTTACTCCGAAAGAAACAGGACAGGGAAAGCTAAAGCGGTAGCACCAGCAACGGCACTAGAGGCACATCAGTTGCCAGAGATAGTTGCGTCAGTTTTTGAGGAGTTCAAGGAGGACTTGAAGAAGGAACTCTTCACCTCCTTGGGCAATATGATCAATGTGCGAATAGGAGAGGTGAGAGCCCTTCTTCCCCCTGCGCCGACGCTCCGCCCGCCTCTGGCGGCGGACCGAAAGAAGGCAGCTGCGGCTACTACCACAACAGTCCCTCCTATGGCTCGACTGAATAATCTGCCGGATGACCCATGGACTCCGTTGCCTGTTCCTGCTCCGGTCCCTGCTCCCGTCGCGAGGCCCAGGAAAATAGCGCAACAATCCCTAGCGTCAACAGGGTCAACGCTTATGCCTCCTGCGAGAGCCGCACCTGGCCCAAAAGTGCCGAGGAGAAAACAGGTGGCCACCGAGCAGGTATCCCAGATGGCTCCTCCTCCTCCCCAGAACACTGAGGCATGGACGGAAGTCAAGAGGAAGAAACGCCCTCAATCGAAGAAGGCTAAGGCGACCAAGCCGCCAAACCCGGCACCGCGAAAGAAGTTGGTACCAAAGTCCGCTGCGATTGTAGTGGCACTGAAGCCGGGTGTGGAGGCATCGTACGCCTCTGTTATGGCCAAGGCAACCACGTCACTCAAGCTGGCGGAGGTCGGGCTTGAGCACGTGACGATGCGGAAGACGGCAGACGGCGCCCGCATCATCGAAATTCCTGGGGCCGACAATAGTAGGGCGGCTGATGATCTCCGCGACAAAATCGAGGGACTCGTTGGAGACGTAGCGAGGGTTTACAGACCGgttaaaatggctaaaatacAGGTGGCCGGTCTGGACGAGACAGCTACCCCAGAGTTGGTGGCGGCCGCGGTAATAGCAAAGGGAGGCTGCCCCAAGGAGCAGGTCAAGGTGAGGAATATACGGATGGTACGGATCGGGGGTGGATTGGCTCTTGTGCAATGTCCGGTTACGGTCGCTAACGTCCTCATAGCGGCTGGCCGTCTCACGGTGGGGTGGGCATCTGCCCAAATTCGAGCATTGAGCGTGGAGCCCATGCGCTGTTATAAGTGTATGGGCACCGGTCATACGAGGGCAACCTGCCCCTCGCTTGTGGACAGGAGCGAGCTCTGCTACAGGTGTAGCAAGCCTGGGCATAAAGTGGCGGAATGCAGGGCGGAGCCGTTCTGCGCGGTTTGCCATCAGGCCAAGCGCCCACACAGGCACCACATGGGAGGAAAGGGATGCTCCCCGCCTAAAGCCAGAGGCCTCGACACCCCCGCACGGACCCCGGAGGCACCATCACCGGCGCCAGCAAAGGGGGAGACACCAATGGAGGGTATTAGCGCAACGCCGTAA
- the LOC133534050 gene encoding uncharacterized protein LOC133534050, which translates to MVEVWEQRLAHPNAGHHPSGHGCFGRYLKDRARRELTAVCHHCDCPEDTAQHTLEVCPAWEEERRILSDVVGHDLSLPSVVRSMVDSDRSWRAVLDFCEAVMVQKERAERDREDDPASQPLRRKRVGRRRLAYDRRLPP; encoded by the exons ATGGTAGAGGTTTGGGAGCAAAGGCTGGCGCACCCTAACGCAGGCCATC ATCCCTCGGGACACGGATGTTTCGGGAGGTATCTTAAGGACAGAGCCAGAAGGGAACTGACCGCAGTATGCCACCACTGTGACTGCCCGGAggacacggcccagcacacaTTGGAAGTGTGCCCAGCCTGGGAGGAAGAACGGCGCATCTTAAGCGATGTAGTGGGTCATGACCTCTCGCTGCCCTCCGTGGTCCGTAGCATGGTGGACAGCGACAGGTCGTGGAGGGCTGTGCTGGACTTCTGCGAGGCGGTCATGGTGCAGAAAGAGAGGGCGGAGCGCGACAGGGAAGACGACCCGGCTTCCCAACCGTTGCGCCGAAAGCGTgtggggcggcggcggctgGCCTATGATCGCCGACTTCCCCCTTAA
- the LOC133534051 gene encoding uncharacterized protein LOC133534051, whose protein sequence is MKYLGLVLDSRWNFREHFVRLTPRLMAASAALKRLMPNIGGPELASRRLYMGVERLLGIWSGGPSVSVRVAQGPPAPGVPSCAQGIGVQKLLVRQSIVLQWEEELAGREEGHRTVEAVRPVLQDWLERERGSLTFRLVQVLTGHGCFGSYLHRFAKREVTAECHQCSCAEDTAQHTGGMPSLGGAAPRPRGCGGGRPLLASRS, encoded by the exons ATGAAATATCTTGGACTCGTCCTCGATTCCCGCTGGAACTTCCGCGAGCACTTTGTCCGCCTGACCCCCCGACTAATGGCAGCATCGGCTGCACTGAAGAGGCTGATGCCCAACATCGGGGGGCCGGAGCTTGCGAGCCGCCGTCTTTATATGGGGGTG GAACGCCTCCTTGGGATCTGGAGCGGAGGCCCAAGCGTCTCTGTACGAGTGGCGCAGGGACCTCCGGCTCCAGGAGTACCATCCTGCGCCCAGGGAATTGGAGTGCAGAAGCTCCTCGTCCGGCAGTCCATCGTCCTCCAATGGGAGGAAGAATTAGCTGGACGCGAAGAAGGACACAGGACTGTCGAGGCGGTCCGGCCGGTCCTACAAGATTGGCTGGAGAGAGAGCGGGGCTCGTTAACCTTCCGATTGGTGCAGGTGCTCACGGGTCATGGCTGTTTTGGGAGCTACCTGCACCGGTTCGCAAAACGGGAGGTGACGGCCGAGTGTCACCAATGCAGCTGCGCCGAGGACACGGCGCAGCATACTGGAGGAATGCCCAGCCTGGGCGGGGCAGCGCCGCGACCTCGTGGCTGTGGTGGGGGACGACCTCTCCTTGCCAGCCGTAGTTAA